In Oceanispirochaeta sp. M1, the following are encoded in one genomic region:
- a CDS encoding response regulator encodes MNRKFFTVQTKLLAGFIGILLLAGFAGITGFRGISEINYQNTIGVIIDELTEYAEQAQAASLRYIIYEDDSFHDSAIESADKVLELSKMAESMMLVETNRNNTEVLVSLMDEYRELISSFRKVEHLKIEAQKSRNNAALKIIIQLDSLLASLRTQADSAVLQRERKQISNTIDDLYMILSSMNEFRTDALNYVVETTDDSRESTVKNWLLKLDGLLEKLKNLELSEGDIKSKRDIIEISASLKEYRIQIESFHEKTSERWMMQYNQRRVASLVMAQVRIVRDGVQTSIARATENTQRAIQTSLIFSVLFSILIAFILSRNITIPLVQGISVARNIASGNLENIALNLKRHDELGELATALDTMAHSLQVQNWLQEGKQGLDDELRGDFDIKDLSSKFISFLTRHMDAQLGAIYLFDEQETLELVASYAFTDRAGNFNRIKLGEGFIGQAAMEKEVLYFSKLEEAPAYNYGADEQQPEHFMTGSLVFKDELIAAFLIGSFTPFNEDQKEFISANVDNAAVLFNAAKSRDTISQLLLSSQQQQEELKKINEELGDQTRALQESEAELQAQQEELRVTNEELEERTQAIQEQRDSIRETNDDLIRAQKDIEKKASDLEQASRYKSEFLANMSHELRTPLNSILILAQLLSNNSGENLTEKQVKSASAIHASGSDLLKLINDILDLSKVEAGKVELNIETVSFSSIIEDLKRVFTESASEKGLELNLNRSSDVREAIRTDGHRLQQVIRNLLTNSIKFTETGSVSMDIVLPEKSWKGKKRGEYFQIRVTDTGIGIPEEKQAAIFEAFQQADGSTIRKYGGTGLGLSISRELSKLLGGELQLESEEGRGSTFMLTLPYLEMENESETKAIKSKTDQLPLPKPEKETLVFEDSDINDDRHNLSEEDKTILIIEDDPNFVTVLSDLVKEKGFKTLIASDGETGLHFADYYKPNAIILDIGLPGIDGWTVMERLKENSELRHIPVHFMSGNDDNLQAMRMGAIGYLTKPVSISDVESALCKIDRFTDAHISTLLVVEDDDVQRDSIRELIGNDDVEIHDVSTGAEAFEALHSSCYDCMILDLGLKDMSGFDLLEKINNDPGCSRIPIIIYTGRDLSKKDEESLKKYAESIIIKGVKSPERLLDETSLFLHRVESKLPEEKRKLLKDIHSSESVLENRKILLVDDDMRNVFALTSILEEKQVNIVVARDGAEAVEKVNSEPGIDLVLMDIMMPNMDGYEAMRQIRKNIQFRKLPIIALTAKAMKGDRNKCIEAGASDYLAKPVETDKLLSMLRVWLYK; translated from the coding sequence ATGAATAGAAAATTTTTCACCGTTCAGACAAAACTCCTGGCCGGATTTATAGGAATTCTTCTCCTTGCAGGCTTTGCAGGGATTACAGGATTTAGAGGCATCTCGGAGATAAACTATCAGAATACAATAGGTGTCATTATTGATGAACTTACCGAGTACGCAGAACAGGCCCAGGCTGCATCCCTCAGATATATTATCTATGAAGATGACAGCTTTCATGATTCCGCAATAGAATCTGCCGACAAGGTTCTGGAACTGTCAAAGATGGCAGAATCAATGATGCTTGTTGAAACAAACAGGAATAACACTGAAGTGCTTGTTTCACTGATGGACGAGTATCGTGAGCTAATCTCCTCATTCAGAAAAGTGGAGCATCTTAAAATTGAAGCTCAGAAAAGCAGAAATAATGCAGCCTTGAAAATAATAATCCAGCTGGATTCACTGCTGGCATCACTCAGAACACAAGCAGATTCTGCGGTCTTACAGAGAGAAAGAAAACAGATATCAAATACCATTGATGATTTATATATGATTCTGAGTTCTATGAATGAATTCAGAACTGATGCTCTCAACTATGTTGTGGAAACAACAGATGACAGTAGAGAATCCACAGTCAAAAACTGGTTATTAAAACTGGATGGTCTTCTTGAAAAACTAAAAAACCTTGAACTGTCTGAGGGAGATATAAAATCCAAAAGAGATATAATAGAGATTTCTGCCTCCCTTAAAGAATACAGAATTCAGATTGAAAGCTTTCATGAAAAGACTTCTGAACGTTGGATGATGCAATACAATCAACGCAGAGTAGCTTCCCTCGTGATGGCTCAGGTACGCATAGTCAGAGATGGTGTACAGACATCTATTGCCAGAGCAACGGAAAACACACAAAGAGCAATCCAGACAAGTTTGATTTTCTCCGTACTTTTCAGCATTTTGATTGCCTTCATTCTTTCCCGCAATATTACGATACCCCTGGTACAGGGTATTTCAGTAGCGAGAAATATCGCGTCTGGCAACCTGGAGAATATAGCATTAAATCTTAAAAGGCATGATGAACTTGGAGAACTGGCAACCGCACTGGATACAATGGCTCACAGCCTGCAGGTTCAGAATTGGCTGCAGGAGGGAAAGCAGGGACTTGATGATGAGCTTCGGGGTGATTTCGATATAAAAGACCTCTCCAGCAAATTTATTTCTTTTCTCACCAGGCATATGGATGCCCAGCTGGGTGCCATTTATCTATTTGATGAACAGGAAACTCTTGAACTGGTTGCCTCCTATGCCTTTACTGACAGAGCCGGGAACTTCAACCGTATAAAACTTGGAGAAGGATTTATCGGCCAGGCAGCCATGGAAAAAGAAGTGCTCTATTTCTCAAAACTTGAAGAGGCTCCCGCATACAACTATGGCGCCGATGAACAGCAGCCGGAACATTTTATGACCGGATCTCTGGTTTTTAAAGACGAACTAATTGCAGCCTTTCTGATCGGATCTTTTACACCCTTCAATGAGGATCAGAAAGAGTTTATTTCCGCCAATGTGGATAATGCAGCGGTTCTATTTAATGCGGCAAAATCAAGAGATACAATCAGTCAACTTCTTCTCAGCTCTCAGCAGCAGCAGGAAGAATTGAAGAAAATAAATGAAGAGCTGGGAGATCAGACCAGAGCTCTCCAGGAGTCTGAAGCAGAGCTTCAGGCACAGCAGGAAGAACTGCGTGTGACCAATGAAGAACTGGAAGAGAGAACCCAGGCCATCCAGGAACAAAGGGACTCTATCCGGGAAACAAATGATGATCTCATCAGGGCGCAAAAAGACATTGAAAAGAAGGCCAGTGACCTTGAACAGGCCAGCCGATATAAATCAGAATTTCTTGCTAACATGTCCCATGAGCTTAGAACCCCTCTGAACTCCATACTCATATTGGCTCAACTGCTTTCAAACAACAGCGGTGAAAATCTGACCGAAAAACAGGTTAAGTCCGCATCGGCAATTCATGCATCCGGATCGGACCTCCTTAAATTAATCAACGACATTCTCGATCTTTCCAAGGTGGAAGCAGGGAAGGTGGAATTGAACATCGAAACAGTCAGCTTCAGCAGTATCATTGAAGACTTGAAACGTGTATTCACTGAATCTGCATCAGAAAAAGGGCTGGAGTTGAATCTCAACAGAAGTTCCGATGTCCGGGAAGCCATCAGGACTGACGGGCACAGGCTGCAGCAGGTCATCCGAAACCTGCTGACAAATTCTATAAAATTCACCGAAACCGGCTCTGTATCTATGGATATAGTACTCCCTGAAAAGAGCTGGAAAGGTAAAAAACGGGGTGAATATTTCCAAATCAGAGTCACCGATACAGGGATAGGTATTCCCGAAGAAAAACAGGCCGCAATTTTTGAAGCATTTCAGCAGGCCGATGGAAGTACCATCCGTAAATACGGCGGGACGGGGCTGGGCCTTTCAATATCCAGAGAACTTTCAAAACTTCTTGGCGGAGAACTGCAGCTGGAAAGCGAGGAAGGCAGGGGAAGTACTTTTATGTTAACCCTCCCCTATCTGGAAATGGAAAATGAATCAGAGACAAAAGCCATAAAGTCAAAAACTGATCAATTACCTTTACCGAAACCGGAAAAGGAGACTCTGGTATTTGAAGATTCTGATATCAATGATGACAGGCACAACCTCTCTGAAGAAGACAAGACAATTCTGATCATTGAAGATGATCCAAATTTTGTCACCGTTTTATCCGACCTGGTAAAAGAGAAAGGCTTTAAGACACTTATTGCTTCTGACGGAGAAACAGGTCTTCATTTTGCAGATTATTACAAACCCAACGCCATTATCCTGGATATAGGTCTGCCCGGTATTGACGGTTGGACTGTGATGGAACGCCTGAAAGAGAACTCCGAACTAAGACATATCCCGGTTCATTTCATGTCCGGGAATGATGACAATCTTCAGGCCATGCGTATGGGAGCCATCGGTTATCTGACGAAACCTGTGTCCATCAGTGATGTAGAATCAGCACTATGTAAAATAGATCGATTCACGGATGCTCATATCAGCACATTACTGGTAGTCGAGGACGATGATGTTCAACGGGACAGCATTCGGGAACTTATCGGAAATGACGATGTAGAAATTCATGATGTGTCTACAGGAGCCGAAGCATTTGAGGCACTTCACAGCAGCTGCTATGACTGCATGATCCTGGATCTGGGGCTGAAAGATATGTCGGGATTCGATCTTCTGGAAAAAATCAACAACGATCCGGGCTGTTCCCGTATTCCCATAATAATCTACACAGGGAGAGACCTGAGCAAGAAGGATGAGGAATCTCTCAAAAAATATGCTGAAAGTATAATAATCAAAGGTGTGAAATCACCGGAAAGGCTGCTGGATGAGACATCCCTCTTCCTCCATAGAGTAGAGTCAAAACTACCGGAAGAGAAACGCAAACTCCTCAAGGATATTCACAGCAGTGAATCGGTACTGGAAAACAGAAAAATTCTTCTGGTGGATGATGATATGCGGAATGTCTTTGCTCTCACCAGTATCCTTGAAGAAAAACAGGTAAATATTGTTGTTGCCAGAGATGGTGCTGAAGCTGTCGAGAAAGTGAATTCAGAACCCGGGATTGATCTTGTACTCATGGATATAATGATGCCGAATATGGACGGCTATGAGGCGATGAGACAAATAAGGAAAAATATTCAGTTCAGGAAACTTCCTATCATCGCTTTAACAGCGAAAGCCATGAAGGGCGATAGAAATAAATGTATTGAAGCCGGAGCCAGCGACTATCTGGCAAAACCTGTTGAAACAGATAAGCTTCTTTCCATGCTGAGGGTCTGGTTATATAAATGA
- a CDS encoding protein-glutamate O-methyltransferase CheR, producing the protein MIESKNAVDNEYLELELLLEGIFRKYGFDFREYSGAHIKRRLSHRLSAAGMQNFTQILHRIIYDEEFFKQILLDLSINVTEMYRDPTFYLELRQRVIPYLSTYPFIKIWHAGCSAGQEVYSNAILLEEENLLDRSQIYATDFNEKILQRAKEGIYPIEEIRKYTENYQKAGGRNSFSEYYTAHYDSALIKKSLKDNILFSFHNLVTDGVFGEMNMVFCRNVLIYFNKELQNKVLKLFHDSLIPGGFLCLGSKESLKFSAVEDDFEIISQQEKIYRKRR; encoded by the coding sequence ATGATTGAATCGAAAAATGCTGTAGACAATGAATACCTGGAGCTGGAACTGCTTCTGGAAGGAATTTTTAGAAAATACGGTTTCGATTTCCGTGAGTATTCCGGTGCGCATATCAAACGGAGATTAAGCCATCGCCTCTCTGCTGCAGGAATGCAGAATTTTACTCAGATTCTCCATAGAATTATTTATGATGAAGAGTTTTTCAAACAGATACTTCTCGACTTATCTATAAACGTTACAGAAATGTACCGGGACCCTACCTTCTATCTTGAATTGAGACAACGGGTCATCCCCTACCTCTCAACCTACCCTTTTATTAAGATATGGCATGCCGGTTGTTCTGCCGGACAGGAGGTCTACTCTAATGCGATACTCCTGGAAGAGGAGAACCTGCTTGACCGTTCCCAGATCTATGCAACAGATTTTAATGAAAAGATTCTTCAGAGAGCAAAAGAAGGAATTTACCCGATTGAAGAGATCAGAAAGTATACAGAAAACTACCAGAAAGCTGGAGGCAGGAATTCTTTTTCAGAATACTACACTGCTCATTACGATTCAGCCCTTATTAAAAAAAGCCTGAAGGACAACATTCTCTTCTCTTTCCACAATCTGGTGACAGATGGAGTATTTGGTGAAATGAATATGGTTTTCTGCCGTAATGTACTGATCTACTTTAACAAAGAACTACAGAATAAAGTATTAAAACTCTTTCATGACAGCCTTATTCCTGGTGGTTTTTTATGCCTTGGAAGCAAGGAGTCATTGAAATTTTCTGCGGTGGAAGATGATTTTGAAATTATCTCTCAGCAGGAAAAAATATACAGGAAAAGAAGATGA
- a CDS encoding diguanylate cyclase: MDKIKILIVDDIKENLYSLELLLEDEEMEIVTALSGQKALEKTLDNDFFLILMDVQMPGMNGYETAELLRGNSRTKNIPIIFITANNRDEDQLFKGYDAGAVDFLVKPLATQILKSKINVFRTFHTQQQELLRKTEELNGTISELEELQQELEEKNEQLKILSSRDGLTGLYNRRFFDIFLEEEWSRALRNKNSLAIIMGDIDEFKLFNDNYGHIKGDSCLEDVASIFNKAFHRSIDRVARYGGEEFIALLPQTDLAGAEALAENLLQSVRNEKIPHKGSGRGGFLTLSLGVSCVSPNKNLNAIDFLKCVDKSLYSAKNKGRDKWISEEYSS; encoded by the coding sequence ATGGATAAAATTAAAATACTGATTGTAGATGATATTAAAGAAAACCTTTACTCCCTGGAACTTCTTCTTGAGGATGAGGAGATGGAAATTGTAACCGCTCTATCCGGTCAGAAGGCATTGGAAAAGACGCTGGACAATGATTTTTTTCTGATCCTTATGGATGTTCAGATGCCCGGGATGAACGGTTATGAAACAGCCGAGCTCCTGAGGGGAAACAGCCGGACTAAGAACATTCCCATAATTTTCATAACCGCAAATAACAGGGATGAAGACCAGTTATTCAAAGGCTATGATGCCGGGGCTGTGGACTTCCTTGTTAAACCATTGGCAACACAGATACTTAAAAGCAAGATCAATGTATTCAGAACATTTCATACACAGCAGCAGGAATTACTCAGAAAAACAGAAGAACTGAATGGAACTATATCTGAGCTTGAGGAGTTACAGCAGGAACTGGAAGAAAAGAATGAACAGTTGAAAATACTATCCAGCAGAGACGGTCTTACAGGTCTCTACAACAGACGCTTCTTTGATATTTTCCTGGAAGAGGAGTGGAGCAGAGCCCTCAGAAATAAAAACTCGCTGGCCATAATTATGGGTGATATTGATGAATTTAAGCTATTCAACGACAACTATGGACATATCAAGGGAGACTCATGCCTTGAAGATGTCGCTTCTATTTTCAATAAAGCCTTTCATAGATCTATAGACCGGGTTGCCAGGTATGGAGGAGAAGAATTCATTGCTCTTCTACCCCAAACTGACCTGGCAGGGGCCGAAGCTCTGGCTGAGAATCTTTTACAGTCCGTCAGGAATGAAAAAATCCCGCATAAAGGATCCGGCCGGGGAGGATTTCTTACACTCAGTCTTGGAGTCAGCTGTGTATCACCGAACAAAAACCTGAATGCAATTGACTTTCTCAAATGTGTTGATAAGTCCCTCTACTCAGCAAAAAACAAAGGCCGGGATAAGTGGATTTCAGAAGAATACTCGTCCTGA
- a CDS encoding chemotaxis protein CheB translates to MSRFNALVIGTSAGGLNALTRILPALDSDFPAPIIIVQHMSPDGSNFTASLLDRISKLTIKEGDEKEKLEPGTVYLAAPNYHLLIERDKTLSLSVDPKVNYSRPSIDVLFESAAEAYSDKLLGLILTGANNDGTMGAIKIIKFGGSVIVEDPDSAEASAMPLSVIENCKVDKILPLDEIADYLNIIIKEN, encoded by the coding sequence ATGAGCCGTTTCAATGCTTTAGTTATCGGAACATCTGCAGGAGGTCTGAATGCACTCACCAGGATTCTACCGGCCCTGGATTCAGATTTCCCTGCACCCATAATTATTGTACAGCATATGAGTCCCGATGGATCCAATTTCACAGCTTCACTCCTGGACAGAATATCAAAGCTTACAATTAAAGAAGGGGATGAAAAAGAAAAACTTGAACCCGGAACAGTCTATCTTGCTGCCCCGAATTATCATCTCCTCATAGAAAGAGACAAAACCCTGAGCCTGTCTGTTGATCCTAAGGTGAACTATTCCAGGCCTTCTATAGATGTACTCTTTGAAAGTGCAGCAGAAGCATACAGTGACAAGCTTCTGGGCCTTATTCTAACAGGAGCAAACAATGACGGTACTATGGGTGCCATTAAAATTATCAAGTTCGGCGGATCCGTAATCGTGGAGGATCCCGATTCAGCAGAAGCTTCAGCCATGCCGCTTTCAGTTATTGAGAACTGTAAGGTAGATAAAATACTGCCCCTCGATGAAATTGCAGACTATTTAAATATAATTATAAAAGAGAATTAA